TCCCATGTCGTCGGTACCACCTTCACGCTCGATCTCGGTAGCGCTTTGCTTCCTTCGCTAGCGTTGTCGCACAGCGCTGCAGCCGATTCGGCGGACCCGCTCGAGATCATCGCCGCAGTGCAAGCGAGCATTCACAAGGTCGATATTTTTCATCAGCGCGGGATGATCGCAGTTCCCCCGCACCGGTCAAGGCTTCACACGTTGCTCGAGCCCGCACTCCATGCCGTTCAGCTTTCATCAAATTTTTTATTTCACCCAAAGATCTGGGTTGTACGTTTTGAAGACCAGTCCACCGGTCAGGTGACCACGCGGCTTATCGTGATGAGTCGTAACCTTGCTCGTGGACGCTCGTGGGACGTCGCACTCACCCTTGACGGAGAAATCGGCGGTGCGCCGAGGGCTCAAAACAAGCCGATCGTCGATCTGCTCAGGTATCTGACTTCGGCGGTGCGACCGAGTCTGTCGCAAGAGCGAGCTGATCGCATTTCAGCACTCGCTGAAGAAATTCGACGAGCAAGGTGGACGCTGCCGACGGGGGCCACCGATCTCGATTTCCACGTGTTCGGTGTGCCTGGCCCTCGATCCCCAAAACCAGACTTCTCGGGGTATAAGCACCTGCTGATATCGCCATTTCTTACCGACGACGGACTTGCCAAGATTGCCGAGTATTCGAGCGGACCAGTCTCGGTCGTCTCCCGGCAGGAATCGCTCAACTCCTTGTCGGCTGAGTTTGCCGAGTGGATCACCGACCCGTTTGTGCTTTCGCCTACGGCAGGAATCCCGGCCGATGACGCGGAGTCGAGTGGATCGCCAGCGCTGTCGGGACTCCACGCGAAGTTGTACTGCGTCGAGAGGGCCCGAAAGGCGCACCTGTTTATAGGTTCCGCAAATGCAACTCGAAATGCCTTCCGCGGCAACGTCGAGATACTTGTCGAACTCACCGGGAAGACAGGCGTGCTGGGCGTCGACGCATTGCTGGGCAAGGGAGGGTTCATGTCGATCCTCCAATCGACGACGATCGAGCCATCAGGGGAGGAGGCTGAGGATCAACAGGCCATTTTGGACGGTCAGCTTCGGCAACTTGTTTCCGCGGTGTCACTTCGCGCAGAACTCAGCGAAACGGACGAGGCGTATACGCTTCACCTGACGAGCGAGGCGGCCGTTTCGACCAAACAAGAAGTGACGCTGATGGTCTCACTTCTCACCGACAAGGCCATTGCTGCGAACGTCTTGACTGGCAGCCGAATCGACGTACCGTTCGAAGGGCTGACCCTCTCCGATGTGACCGCATTTGTGGTGCTTACCATCTCGGATAACGGTGGGCGCACTAGTTCAACGGTAGTAAAAGCAGATTTGGTGAACGACGTCCCCGGACGCATGAGCTCGATCGTGACTCGTGAAATCAGCACTCCCGATGCTTTCCGTCGTTTCTTGGCATTGTTACTGGCTTTCGGTGCGCCGAGTGCCGCTAGCGATGGCGGCGATGACGGGGGCGATGTAGCTCTTACTTCCGGCCGGTGGGATGCGTTGGAGAACGGTCTCTTCGAGCAGCTGCTTCGGGTATCGACCTCCAACCTGCAGATTCTTAACCACCTAGCCGGAGTTGTCGAAAGCATCATTGACCAAGATGACCCGAACGGCGTTCTACCGGAGGGGTTTCGTCAGCTGTGGTCTGCGATATCCACCGCAACCAAAGCAGAGGTAACAGTAGATGTCTGACTTTATTAGGTTCGAGGCTGAACCGCACCTCAAGACCCTTCGACCGTTCCAACGCGCCACGGTCGACCATGTATCGGACGTACTGTACGGAAAACGGACCGGTACACGGTTTCTTGTCGCCGACGAAACCGGACTTGGCAAAACAATGGTTGCGCGCGGTGTGATCGCGCGGGCCATTGAAGCCCTTCAAGACAACCCCGACGTCAGACGCATCGACGTTATCTATATCTGTTCGAACACCGACGTCGCTCGCCAGAACATCCAGCGCCTCGACATCCTTGGCAGCAAGATCAGCATGTCGACGCGACTGAGTTTGTTGGCGACCTCGACGGACCAGTTGAAGACCGGGAGCGGATTTGCTGGAAAGCCGGTCAACTTGGTCTCGTTGACACCGAAAACATCGTTCCCGGACAAGGGTTGGCGCTCAGGTACTGCGCGGGAACGTGCGCTCCTGTTCGTGATTCTGTGCGATTATCTGCAGCTGTCTGGTGCAGCCAAGACAGCCGCGTACAGAGTGTTGCAAGGTACCGTGCAAAGCCTGGACCGATTCAAGCAACGCGTCGCAGGTTTCGAAGAAGGCATTGGTGCTTCACCAGGTCACGCAGTTAAAAGGCTTGATCAGCAGATTGTCGCCAAATTCCTGGAGCTTGCCGAAGAACGAACTTCCGACGATGGCTCGGCCCTGCAGCGCTTCCGCGATCTTGTCGAGCAAACAACAGGACGCCCGGCTGTTCCGGGTGGGTATTCTGCCGCGTCTGCGGTCATTAGCGAACTCAGAAAAGTTCTGTCGCGGGCCGGAGTCGAAGCACTGGAACCCGATCTGGTGATCCTCGACGAGTTCCAACGTTTTACTGAGCTGCTCGAAACCGACAGCCCAGTGAGCGAACTCGCCCAGGAACTCTTCAACTATCGTCACGCCAAGGTGCTACTGCTGTCCGCGACGCCGTACAAGCCGATCGATGATGGACCTGAAGGGGATGGCACCCATCAATCACAATTTTTGGGGGTACTGGACTTCCTAGCCCGAGGAGCGAAAGGTGAGGGTGCACAAGGCATCGCCAAGCTGCTGGATGAGTATCGCCAGGCGGTCAAAAATCGGCAAGACCCGGGAGTGCTGCGTGATCGCATCCGGGCGGAGCTTCTTACCGTGATGTGCCGAACGGAGCGCCCCCCGCGCCAGAACGAGTCGATGGTGGAAGAGCGGCGAACATCAGCGCCTTCGATCTCGTCCGAGGCTGTCACTCAGTACAAGAAGTTCAGCGAGCTTGCCGACCTCGTGGGTGCTCGGTTCCCGATGGATGTCTGGAAGTCCGTACCGGAGCTGGTGCATTTCTTCGAATCCTACCAACTCGGCCGGTTTGTGGGCGAGGCAATCGAGGATGAGGACGTGAGGGCCCTTGTTGCTTCGCTCGACCGACTCGACCCCGCAGCCGTCGAGAACTTCGATCCGCTGACGGTTCGGAATCCTCGACTCGAAGCCTTGATAGGCCAGACAACAGGGCGCAACTGGCAGACAATGTTGTGGTTGCCTCCATCTCTGCCCTACTTGAAGCCGGGCGGTCCTTTCGCGGCACCGGAGGCTGCTCGAATGACGAAGAAGTTGGTGTTCTCTCAATGGACAGCAACGCCGACGGCCGTCGCATCGTTGTTGAGTCACGATGCGAATCGCCGTATTGCACGGTCAGGAGTCGCGACTGGACGGGACGTCACCGCATCGCGGCATATTCCGCCAAGGCTTCGATTCAGTCGTCGCGGTGAGCAATTGACGGCAATGGCAAGCTTCATTCCGTTCTTCCCGATGCCGGGGCTGGCCGACATGGCTGACCCCCTTCGGCGCGCAGGGGCGGCGGGA
This region of Rhodococcus sp. PAMC28707 genomic DNA includes:
- a CDS encoding phospholipase D family protein, giving the protein MSHSAAADSADPLEIIAAVQASIHKVDIFHQRGMIAVPPHRSRLHTLLEPALHAVQLSSNFLFHPKIWVVRFEDQSTGQVTTRLIVMSRNLARGRSWDVALTLDGEIGGAPRAQNKPIVDLLRYLTSAVRPSLSQERADRISALAEEIRRARWTLPTGATDLDFHVFGVPGPRSPKPDFSGYKHLLISPFLTDDGLAKIAEYSSGPVSVVSRQESLNSLSAEFAEWITDPFVLSPTAGIPADDAESSGSPALSGLHAKLYCVERARKAHLFIGSANATRNAFRGNVEILVELTGKTGVLGVDALLGKGGFMSILQSTTIEPSGEEAEDQQAILDGQLRQLVSAVSLRAELSETDEAYTLHLTSEAAVSTKQEVTLMVSLLTDKAIAANVLTGSRIDVPFEGLTLSDVTAFVVLTISDNGGRTSSTVVKADLVNDVPGRMSSIVTREISTPDAFRRFLALLLAFGAPSAASDGGDDGGDVALTSGRWDALENGLFEQLLRVSTSNLQILNHLAGVVESIIDQDDPNGVLPEGFRQLWSAISTATKAEVTVDV
- a CDS encoding helicase-related protein, with the translated sequence MSDFIRFEAEPHLKTLRPFQRATVDHVSDVLYGKRTGTRFLVADETGLGKTMVARGVIARAIEALQDNPDVRRIDVIYICSNTDVARQNIQRLDILGSKISMSTRLSLLATSTDQLKTGSGFAGKPVNLVSLTPKTSFPDKGWRSGTARERALLFVILCDYLQLSGAAKTAAYRVLQGTVQSLDRFKQRVAGFEEGIGASPGHAVKRLDQQIVAKFLELAEERTSDDGSALQRFRDLVEQTTGRPAVPGGYSAASAVISELRKVLSRAGVEALEPDLVILDEFQRFTELLETDSPVSELAQELFNYRHAKVLLLSATPYKPIDDGPEGDGTHQSQFLGVLDFLARGAKGEGAQGIAKLLDEYRQAVKNRQDPGVLRDRIRAELLTVMCRTERPPRQNESMVEERRTSAPSISSEAVTQYKKFSELADLVGARFPMDVWKSVPELVHFFESYQLGRFVGEAIEDEDVRALVASLDRLDPAAVENFDPLTVRNPRLEALIGQTTGRNWQTMLWLPPSLPYLKPGGPFAAPEAARMTKKLVFSQWTATPTAVASLLSHDANRRIARSGVATGRDVTASRHIPPRLRFSRRGEQLTAMASFIPFFPMPGLADMADPLRRAGAAGRPFDREYAESRIAGELSGKLPQGARESGAGEVASLVWQWPLALSDEKLDEALSGIVANLTPADAIAGRGAQEGIESDDDRADQSTVIDEYVSAAIEVHRQRETLDLSVIPPELTTQTARLAMHSPANCAWRAFGRLSVNTSQVTTGGRWRAAAILASGLRTLFNRWESALVLDHLYEVELSYWQKVLRYCADGNLQAVLDEHLFHLVQVEGNSEFDDEALVAFAWRAADALKLKPAIYKAKDPLQQGNDIDFSSRFALRYGDARQNEESARPGEIREAFNSPFWPFVLVSTSVGQEGIDFHPWCHNLVHWNVPGSPVDFEQRDGRVNRFRGHAVRRNIADKHGSKMLAADNPWQEAYRLAAQDAPNAEIAGLAPDWIYPGQHKVIRDVLPYQLSVDAERLKRTHERVALYRLTFGQPRQEDLLELLRSSGVTAEQADSWRIDLRP